CTGAGCAAAGAAAATCGATACGCCATCGTAGAGGCGGGACTCACAAACCTGGAACTGCAGAACGAGGCACACAAACTGGGCCTTTTTTATCCCCCCGATCCGGCATCATGGGCTGTCAGCACAATGGGGGGAAACGTGGGAGAAAATGCCGGTGGGCCGCGGGGCGTCAAGTATGGCGTTACACGGGACTGGATCCTGGGCCTCAAGATCGTTCTCGCCGACGGCAGGATCATAAACACCGGGGGGATCACCGCGAAAAACGTAACGGGGGTGGATATGACCTCTCTCTTCTGCGGTTCTGAGGGTCTTCTCGGAATTGTGTCGGAGATAACGGTCAAGCTCCTTCCCATCCCTCCGTTCAGACAGAGCATACAGGCATTTTTCCCCCGGATAGACGGGGCCAGCGGAACGGTGACACGTATCATCGGTTCCGGGATCGTGCCGGTGGCCCTGGAACTTATGGACTCCGTCGTTATAAATATGGTCGAAGATTCAAAGAAGATCGGCCTTCCAAGGAATGTCCAAGGCGTCCTCCTTATCATGGTCGATGGTCCCGAATCGGAATGCCGGAGACAAAGTTCCATGATCGAGGAGATCTGTATCGATCAAGGGGCATCCCACGTTGATGTGGCAGGGACCGCCGATGAGGAAGAGGCGCTGTGGGTTGCCAGAAGAGCGGCCTTCGGAGTGATGTCGCAGAAGTTGCCGAATTGCATCCTCGAAGACGTCACGGTGCCTGTCAGCAGATTACCGGAAATGATAAAGGGAATTATAAAGATCGGTGAAACATACGATCTCACAATAGGAGTTCTGGCCCATGCAGGGGACGGAAATACCCATCCGATGATAGTGACCGACAAGAGAGATACGGATGAATGGGAACGGGTGGAAAAGGCCGTATCTGATATTTTTCACCTTGCCGTCGATCTCGGGGGCACCCTCTCGGGAGAGCATGGTATCGGTCTATCGAAAAAACCCTTCATGCATCTGATCTATAATGAACACGAGTTTCAACTTCTTCGTGAACTGAAACAGATATTGGACCCGAAGGGAATCCTCAATCCCGGCAAGATAACGGATTGAAATACATCATGTGACAGATGGCAGCAGCCAGGGACGGACTGAAGACACTTACTGTTTTCAGCCAGACAATGTAACGACAGGACGAGTAATTTTGGACAAGCCAAAACCCCTTCTCAGCGCAGGAACGAAGGAGCACGTATATCACTGCGCGAAATGCGGACTCTGTCTTGAGGTGTGTCCGGTGTACAGGGAACTGCTCGTAGAATCGGCAAGTCCCCGCGGGAAGGTCCAGCTGGCAAAACACATCATAGAGGGAAACCTTGATATCACACGGCACATGAGCGAGATCCTCTTTTCTCAATGTCTTCTGTGCGGATCATGTGTAGCCGCATGTCCAAGCGGTGTTGATCAGGCGGCCCTTTTCTCCGGTTTGCGCTGGAGGGCAACGGAGCGACACGGCATTCCCCTGGTAAAAAAGTTGTTTTTCTACGTTCTGGCACACAAATGGATAATGTCATCATCCGCCTGGTTCGGACGGTGGGCCAGAAAAATATTCAGCGGCCTGAAGATCGAAGATCACATTCTGCTGGGGAACCTTTCCCTGGCCGGTGTACCGCCCTTTAACAAAACCTTTTTCAATGATGAGACACCTGAGGTCGTTTCAGCTTCCGGCGGACGAAAAGGAAGGGTCCTCTACTTCCATGGATGTGCCACAAACTATGTTTTTGCCGACATCGGACATTCGGTGGTTTCCGTCCTCAGCCGCATGGGTCTGGACGTTACCGTGCCAAAAGGCCAGTCCTGTTGCGGCCTCCCTGTTTTTCTTTCCGGGGACAGGAAGACATCTCTCAAATGCATGGAGGAAAATCTCACACTTTTCGCCAGGGATGAATTCGATGCGGTTATTGTGGACTGCGCCACCTGCGGTTCGGCCCTGAGAAAAGAATATCCTCACATACTGAGAGAGTTGCGGGACCTTGGCGAGCCCATCGGAGCGGATATGATCGAGAAGGCGGAGCTCCTTGCCTCAAAAGTTCGAGACGTTTCCGAGTTCGTAGCAGAACATATGCACTGGCTGCCCGAAATGGAGCACAGGGGCCCGGAGGTCCGCGTCACCTATCACGATCCCTGTCATCTGCTCAAAGGACAGGGTGTCGGCAGTGAACCGCGGAAAATACTCAGGGCGATCCCGGGTATCAAGTTTGTGGAAATGAACGAAGCGGGTACCTGCTGCGGAGGCGGCGGTGAGTTCCAGATAGAGCATGGTGAAACATCGGCCTTGATAACGGAGAGAAAACTCGGGAACATTTATGATGTACAGGCTGAGGTTGTCGCCACGGGATGCCCCGGGTGCAACATAACGATCGGTGCCCATCTCGACAAAACCAAGGGGATACAGGTCATGCATCCCCTGCAGCTTCTGCAAAGGGCTCTTCCTGACAAAAAATAAAACGGCCCCTCGACACAAGTGATGAACGGCAGGTCCTTTTCAGCCGGATGCAAAGAGGGCCCTGTTGTTTCCATTAAAAATCGGGCAGTGAGGCCTCGGTCTCTTCCTCGGGCAGAGGGACAACGATCACCGGCCTGTGTGACCGGTGCAGTACTCTCTCCGCGACGCTTCCCAACAGCGTATGACCGATGAACCCTTTTCCGTGGGTCCCCATCACGATCACGTCACAGTCGTATTTTTTCGCCTTCGACAGGATCTCGTCAACAGGGTATCCTTCCAGCACGTCAATGTTAACATGTTTATTTATTACTTCCGGGTGATCTCTCAACTCTCTGTCGCGGAAGGCCGCCAGTCTTTTCCTGGTCCGCTCGATCGACTTGGCCAGGATCTTGGCATGATGCTTTTCGTCCTTCTTCACGAGGTAATACTCTACAAAAGCCTCGTGAGACGGCGGCAGTTTTTCGATAACATGCAGAAGGTATATCTCGGCATCATGATTTTTCGCCAGGTCCACCGCATAGCGGAAGGCATAAGCAGCGTTCTTTGAAAGGTCTGTTGCATAGAGAATTCTCTTGATTTTAAGGGGCATAAGATTTCTCCTTTCTCTTTCCGTCGAAGGGTAAAACCTGATTACGGGACGTATCGATACGAGTACGCATTAAATTTCAATATCACTCAGTTCTCAGGTTTTAAAGCTTTTTGTGCTTCTTCCCTGCTCTCATACATATGGGGTATCAATTTTTTCTCCGCGAGGGCTTCACCGATCTTCATCCGGGCAAAGGCGCTGGAAGAATAGCGCGTCGTATGAATATACAGATCTTCCACGACCCCCTTTACCATCTCCGAATATTCATCTATAAGATCCGGCAGGATATTGAAGTTGTCATAATTGACGATCGTATAAACCTTTTTGCCGACGGGCTCCAGAATTTTTCTTACCATATCATTGATCTCTTTGATCTGATCCCTTGATTTCACATGATACCCCTCGAAATTCACGAAGAAAAGGTTTTCATCGGGATAATAGGTCAGGCGCTCATTCAAGGGTATGCTGAGGAGGTCGTGTTCCAGGCCCATCGGTTGTGGATCGAATATCCGCTCATCCATCGGGCGCGGTTCTTTGATGATCGGTTTAAAGTCCATCAGCGCCAGTATATCTCTTTCGAGATCGATTCCGGGGGCTATTTCGATAAGCTCAAGCCCCTCTCTTCGTAAGGCGAAGACACATCGTTCGGTCACATACCGCACATACTGGTCCCGCTCCGCGCTGTATCTTCCACCAAAGGTCATATGTTCAACCTGGTTCACAAACTTTCTTGTTTTCCCCTCCTGGTCGATACGAAGTTTCCCATCGCTTACGGACACTTTCAGCCCGCCTGCCGTGAAGGTTCCGACAAAGATACATTTTTTCGCGGCCTGGCTGATGTTGATGAATCCTCCGCATCCAGCGAGCTTCGGACCAAACTTGCTGACGTTGACATTTCCGTCCTTGTCCGTTTCAGCCATTCCGAGACACGTGATATCCAGACCACCGCCGTCATAGAAATCAAACTGATACGGCTGATCGATCAGACAATCGGTGTTGGTTGCCGCACCGAAATTCAATCCTCCGGCAGGCACTCCCCCTATGACCCCAGGTTCGGCGGTCAACGTAAAGTAACTGATTATTTTTTCTTCATTCGCGATGTTCGCCACGCCCTCCGGCATCCCGATCCCAAGGTTGACAATATCATTCGCCGCCAGCTCAAAGGCAGCGCGCCTGGCAATGATCTTCCGCGCATCCATTTCCATGGGGGGCATGGATTTCAAGGGGATCTTCGTTTCGCAGCTGAAAGAAGGATTATACACCTCCGCAAAGGTCTGCCAATGGTTCTCGGGGCGCGCGACGACGACACAATCAACAATGATACCGGGTATCTTGACATTTCGCGCGTTCAACGTCCCCTTTTCAGCAATTCTTTCAACCTGCGCGATTACATACCCGCCCGAATTTCTTGCGGCCATTGCGATCGCAAGGTTTTCGTTTGTGAGCGCTTCTTTTTCCATGCTGATATTACCATCGGTGTCCGCCGTCGTTCCCCGGATGATCCCTACGTTTAAGGGAAGAAGTTTATACGAGAGATATTCTTTGCCGTCAAAGACGATGAGCTCCACCATATCTTCCGTTGTTATCGAATTGATCTTTCCACCGTCATTTCTGGGATCAACAAAGGTCCCCAGGCCGATGGTGGTAATGGTTCGCGGTTTGTGAGCGGCGATGTCCCTGAACATATGCGAAACCACCCCCTGGGGAAAGTTATAGGCAATGATCTTGTTTTCGATCGCCATTCTGCCCAGCTTCGGCGCCAACCCCCAATGCCCGCCGACAACCCGCTTCACCAGACCCTCATGGGCAAAATGGTTCAGTCCCCGTTCCTTTCCATCTCCCTGTCCCGCCGCGTACATGAGCGTGAGGTCTCTGGGGTGCCCCATGCTCAGAAAATATTCTTCAATTGCGACCGCGATCTCCTCGGCAAATCCCGCGCCGACAAAACCGCCCGTGGCTACGACGTCTCCTGTCTTTATGAGCTGAACCGCTTCACCCGCCGTCACTACCTTGTTTCGTGCCCGCATGGTACCGATGAGAACAGGATGACCGCTCGCCCTGCTCGTTAGGCCTTGATTAAGGGTCATGACATACCTCCGTTCAGAACATTTCGTTTCGATCGATAGTCAAAAAACATATCCATATTACTTCAATTTAGGAGGGCTGACCACAGCCTCCCCTTCAATAACCATAATTCCATCCTGGTTCGTGCAGGTGGTCTTCAGCCGGACCCTGTTTTTTTCGACCATGATCTCCGTAACTTCCGCACGTGCAGTAATGGTATCACCAATTCGTACCGGGGCCAGGAACTTGAGGCTCTGGTCCAGGTAGATCGTTCCCGGTCCGGGCAGCTTTGTCCCGATCACCGCTGAAATAAAACCTGCCGACAGCATGCCGTGTGCAATTCGAGCTTTAAAAAAGGTTCCTTTTGCGTAGTCCTCGTTGATATGTGCAGGGTTGAAATCTCCACTCACGCCAGCATAAAGGTACACATCCGCCTCGGAAACAGTTTTCGTGAATTCCGCCGAATCTCGCAGCCCAAGTTCTCCAATAGCCATTCCCTTCATTCTCAGTCCGCCTCCGCACGTGGCCGTTGTTTTGGGTGATTATGCAACATTTACTCAAAAACATTCAAGAATTATGCCAATGTAACCATGGGCGTAGTGCGGGGCGGGCAGGTTGAACCACATCAATTGTGGACCCACGCGGAAAAGAGCTGGCATTAAGATGAAATGTTATTGCGGACGAATTGACATAAGAGAGTGTATCAGTACAACTACGGGCGACCGGTTACGCCTCAAGATCGGGAGATATGTTATATTTCTTCATTTTCTTATAAAGAAGCGTCCTATGGATGCCGAGAAGCTCAGCTGCCTTCTTTTTGTTGTTCCCGGAGGTAGTGAGCGCCCTGATGAGGGCCTTCCTTTCGGCTTCTCCCTGAACATCTTTCAGTAACGGCTGTTTCTTTGTGATCGTCTCCCTTCGTCCCCCCCTCGTGTCACCACCTTTGCGGTACAGGTAAAAGGGCAGGTCGTCTCTCCCGATGACATTGCCATCGATTGACGAAAGGGTTCTCTCCAGCACATTTTGAAGCTCCCTGACATTTCCGGGCCAGTCATGATTCACCAGTATCTCCTCAGCCCCGGGATCAAAGGACACTTCAGTGATTCCCGCCTCCTCGGTGAGCTTATTTATTATATGTCTCGAGATGGGCATAATATCCTCCCTTCTCTCACGCAACGGAGGAATATGGAGTGATATGACATTCAGTCTGTAAAAGAGATCCATCCTGAACCTCTTTTCCGGTATCATTTCATGAAGGTCCTGATTTGTGGCAGCGATAAGGCGGAAATCGGATTTAATGACGGACGTGCCGCCTACCCGGGAAAATTCCTTTTCTTCGAGCACCCGCAGCAGTTTTGGCTGCATTTCAAGCGCCATATCTCCTATCTCATCGAGAAATATGGTTCCCCGATCCGCCAGTTCAAACTTACCTTTTTTACCGCTGCTGCTCGCACCGGTGAAAGCCCCTTTTGCATATCCAAAGAGTTCCGACTCGATCAGTTCCTTGGGGATGGCGGAACAGTTGATGCGTATCAATGGATAGACCTTACGCTGACTGGCATGGTGAATGGCATGAACAAAAAGTTCTTTCCCCGTTCCGCTTTCCCCCGTCACCAAAACGGGGAATGAATTGGCGGATGCCTTGAGGGCTTCCGCTTTCAAAGAGTTCATGGCTTCGCTGACACCAACGATGCTGTCAAAGGTATACCGGGCAGAGCGCAGGGTAAGAAGCTCTTCTTCATACTCTTTTACCTTTGATTCCAGAAGACAGAGTTTTCGCGCAAGTTTTGTAACATCTTTTACATCCTTGAACATTACCTGGCCGTACACTGCTATGACCTTGCCGTCCATTTTGATCGGGATCCGTTGCACCACCATGTTTTGTCCCATGATCAATTGAGAATGATTGATCTCTGACTTACCCGTCTTTGCCACGATATGCATGCGGGTATTTTCGACAACCTCGGTGCAGTGTTTTCCGATCTGATCTTCCGGATTGATATTGAGAAACTTGCCATATGCCTTGTTAAAATGGGTGATATAGCCCTCCGCGTCCGTCACCACAACGCCCTCGTGGATACTGTCGAAGATCATCGAGTACATATCGATCCGTTCGGCAATACCCTGAGGTCCAGGGCGGGTTTTCTTTTCCGGCATAGGATCCCTTCCTTTATGTTCAATTGTTTTATTGTATCAGGATGGCTACATGTACCATTATGGATACTTAAATAGTGTTCCCTCCATCTGTCAAGGAATTTTTTCAGCGGCGCGTCAATTCGTCACTATAGCGCGTCAATTCGTCGTTATGCCTGTCTATGCTGCTTTCTGTGGAACAGGAATTCCCCGGCTCATCCATGACTTATGCAATCCTGGTCTGGAAATTGCACTTGTGAAAATTGACTACTTGGCGCAATTCAGCTTCAACGACAATAATTATGGAAGGAAGAAGGAGGTAGATCAATGAGAAGAAGAATGTTTGTCATGGTCATGGCGATAGCGCTGGTCTTTTGCTTTTCCCTGGTATCGTCACCCGCAATCGCCGCACCGAAGGTGATCAAGTGGAAGATGACCTCCACGTGGCCACCCTCAATCGATTTGATCCGGGCGGATTATGCCTTTGTTGAAGCGGCTAATCAAATATGCAAGGGCCGCCTGGAAATCAAGTTTTATACCGGTGGAACACTGATGCCGTCATACGAGGTCTTTGACGCGGTGAGCAAGGGTACGGTTGAAGCCGCCGGTGACTGGCCCAACTACTGGGCGGGGAAGGACCCGGTTTTCGACACCCTTGGCTCATATCCCATGGGTATGACCCCAATGGATTATTTCGTATGGATCTTCGGTGGCGAGGGACACGCTATCTATGAGGAAGCCTACGGGAAGTTTGGAATGATGTACCTCGTAACAGGTGTTACCCCCATGGAGTGCGGCATTAGAAGCAACAAGCCCATCAAGTCGCTTGAAGACATCAAAGGCATGAAGATCAGGATGTCCGGTCAGACACAGGGCAAGCTCCTCAAGGATCTCGGGGCTGCACAGATAGCTATGTCGGGGCAGGAGATCTATCAGGCCCTGCAGAAGGGTGTCATCGATGCGGCAGAATTCTGCAGTCCTTCCTGCGATTGGGGTATGGGTTTCGGAGAAGTTACAAAGTACTGGGCCGTTCCGGGCTGGCATCAGCCGGCGTCCGTCATGGGTGTCATGATCAACAAGAAGGTCTGGGATTCGCTGGACGAAGACCTGCAGAAAGACCTCAGGTTTGCAGCCAAGGCCGCCTGCGTGAAATTCATAACAGGCCAGTACTACGACACGATAGAATACACGCAGAAGTTCATCGACAAGGGGATCGAGATCAACAGATATGATGACGAGGTCCTTGATAGAGTTCTGAAGCTGGTGAACGCTCATACCGAGGAAACTGCAAAGAACAATCCGCTTTTCAAAAAATCGATCAAGTCACAGATGCAGTTCAAGAAAGACTTTGCAAAGTGGCGGGAGATGGAAGCGCCCTTCAGTTTCGGATTTAACCCGAAGGAATATCCGAACCTGGATTGATCATCCCCGAGACTGCGTTACAGCAGGTGTAGAGGTTCCGGGGCTTTCGAGCCCCGGAACCTCACACCTTTCAACAGAAGAAAGAATGCTGACGGCCGTTTTATAAAACCTTTATCCCGATTATTTCGTTACCAGTGATCCTTAACAATTATTCTAACTATGGCTTCATATCAAAAAAAGGGACGAAGCATGTCTTTCAGGCATTTTAACTTGGGAATAATGATTCAGGCAGGGCCCACCGGGATGGGTGGCAGAGGAAGGAGGTGCCCATGAATTTTGCAAGAAACATATCCAAATTTTGCGACTCGATCAGTGAGTGGACGGGAAGGATATTCAGCTGGATAATCGTGCCTCTCGTGCTGCTCACGGTCATGGAAGTCATACTCAGGCGATTTTTCGGTTCACCTACCATATGGAGCTTTGAGGTGCTCAAGCAGCTCTATGGCCTCCACTTCATGATCGTCGCGGGTTTCGGCCTGCTTTACGGGTCTCATGTTTCGGTCGATGTATTCACCATGGTTCTCACGAAAAGGACGAAGGCCATCGTCGACCTGATAAGTTATGCCCTGTTCTTCTTCCCCTTCTGCATCGTGTGTGTCTGGCAGGGTTATTCCTTTGCTGCACGCTCATGGGCCATGAAAGAGACCACGTGGAGCGTCTTCGCGCCGCCGGTATATCCTATTAAAACGGTTATTATCATATCCTTCATACTGCTGCTCATACAGGGAGTATCAGAGATCATCAAACGAATCTATATCATAAAGGGGGTTGAACTATGATAGATATAAGCCCCGAAATGATCACGATTCTCATGTTCGCAGGTCTTCTGATCGGCCTCTTCATGGGTCACCCTCTTGCCTTCGTACTGGGCGGCCTGGCGGTAATATTCGGTTTGATAGGATGGGGGCCTTCAGTATTCTACATATTTATGAACAGGATATGGGGGACAATGGACAATTATGTCCTCCTTGCCATACCACTGTTCATTTTCATGGCACAATTGCTTGATCAGTCAGGCGTCGCCGAGGATCTTTTCAAGGCTCTGCGATATCTGATGGGTCAGACAAAGGGGGGCATAGCACTTGCGGTCATCGCGGTCTCCACTGTTTTTGCCGCCTGTACCGGCATAATCGGGGCCTCCGTTGTCACCATGGGTCTCCTTGCCATCCCAATGATGCGGAAGTACGGATACGACGAGGAAATGTCTTATGGCTCGATATGCGCCGGAGGTACGCTCGGTATATTAATACCTCCCAGCATCATGCTTGTCGTCATGGCGAGCGAGGCGACCCTTTCCGTGGGTAAATTATTTGCTGGTGCGGTAGTCCCCGGATTCATCCTTTCCGCCCTTTACATGGGCTATGTGGCGATACGATGCTACTTGAAACCGGAGCTCGGGCCACCCATAAGCAGGGAGGAGCGAGCGCGGGTCACAAACGCGCAGGTCGCCATGATGGTTCTGAAATCCCTTGTCCCTCCCATGATCCTCATTCTTGGTGTTCTGGGCTCCATATTCTTCGGTATCGCCACCCCGACCGAGGCCTCAGGCGTTGGAGCTTTTCTGGCGTTTCTCATGGTGATCGCCTACGGGAAATTCTCCTGGCAAGGACTGTACAGGGCAGTGGTGCAAACGGCCAAGACCAACACCATGGTGATCATCATTCTCTGCGGCGCCACCTGTTTCACCGGTGTCTTTCTCGGTGTCGGCGGAGGTGATGTGGTCACGGATTTCGTCATGGGATTGGGATTGGGTAAATGGGGTACCTTCTGGGTCATGATGGCGATCGTTCTGGTTCTTGGGATGTTCATCGACTGGATAGGGATCGTCCTCATCTGTTTCCCCCTCTTTCTGCCGATAGCCAAAGAGTTCGGTTTCGACATGATCTGGTTCGTTATCATGATAGCGGTCAATCTTCAGGCATCGTTCCTCACGCCGCCCTTCGGGTATGCCCTGTTCTATATTAAGGGGGTTGACCCTGACAGGATCGATATAAGAAAAGTTTACCGGGGCATCGTGCCCTTTGTATTGCTGATGCTGCTGGGGTTGGTCATATGCGCGTCCTTCCCGGGTGCCATCATGTGGCTGCCTGGCCTGATCGTTGATTGATATGAATTGTCTCTCGCTGTGCCCCCGCCATCGCGGCGCAACACGTTATTGACTTGACACCTGATACGAAAGGAGAATAAAAAACTCCATTACTAAGTGATGCCTTTCACAGCAAAAGGAGAGCAGTTGATGAGCAAAAAATCATACAAGGCGCTGAGGGTTACTGAAGCAGAAGATAATCGTTTCGTAAGGAACATCACTGACATGTCTTTCGACGATCTTCCCGAAGGTGACGTCATTGTCAGGGTGGTCTATTCCTCGTTGAACTATAAGGATGCGCTTTCTGCCACGGGGAACAGGGGCGTTACGAAGAAGTATCCTCACACTCCCGGAATTGATGCCGCCGGTGTCGTTGAAGAAAGTAAACGAGATGAATTCAAGCCCGGTGATGAGGTGATCGTTACGAGCTATGACTTGGGAATGAATACCGCGGGAGGTTTCGGCCAGTATATCCGCGTTCCCGCGGACTGGGTGGTCAGGCTTCCCGAGAATCTCACACTCAGGGAAAGCATGATCTATGGAACGGCGGGTTTTACGGCTGCCTTATCGGTATACAGGCTTGTAAACTACGGAATTACCCCGGAAATGGGTGATGTTCTGGTTTCGGGAGCTACAGGAGGTGTCGGGAGCATTGCCGTGTCCATTCTTTCAAAGATCGGGTACTCGGTCGTCGCCGTCAACGGCATCGTTGACGAAGCGGACTACCTGAAAGATATCGGCGCCCGATCCGTCATAAGTATCGAGGAAGCCACCGATCAGAGCCAGAGGCCTCTCCTCAAAGTAAGATGGGCCGGAAGCATTGATACTGTGGGAGGCGACATCCTCTCGACATCGATACGCTCGACCGCACCGGGCGGAGCGGTGACCAGTTGCGGCAACGTGGCCGCACCCGATCTGCCGCTCACCGTATTTCCCTTTATATTGAGAGGGGTATCGCTGATCGGCATAGATTCCCAGAACTGCCCCATGCCGATGCGGCAAAAGGCCTGGGATAAGATCGCGAGCGAATGGAAGATCCCCTGGCTTGACCGGCTGACCTCCGAAACATCTCTTGGAGAGCTGGATTCTAAAATCGACTTGATGATTCAGGGTAAGCACAAAGGGAGAATGGTCGTCCGCCTCTGGGACTGACGGACCCTGTCCAAAACCATTAAAACCTCGCTGGGCCCGGACACTCTATGAGTGCCGGGCCTTGTTTTTCCCTTCACACAGAGTATCGCACATCAGTAATGCATAACTTCACACAGAAACTGAAATGAGTCCCCTTTTTTTATTCCCAATGCGGTTCCCTTTTCTCGAGAAACGCCATGGCGCCTTCAAGGGCGTCACTGGTGGTAATAATTTCCTCGAAGATACGGGCACTCAATTCATACCCGCCGAGATCGCGATTTATTACTTCCTTCGTATATCGCGTTGCGCGGGGACCGGCCTTGCGCAGTTTTCCTATCATGGTAAAAATGGCGTCCATCAGTTTCTCATGCGGGACCACCTGGTTGATAAGGCCTATTCGTAATGCCTCCTGTGCCGGAATGCGCTCGCATGTCATGATAAGTTCCTTCGCCTTTGCCCTTCCGATCTCTTCGGCAAGTCTGATCATTGCGTATGGACAGGTCACGCCCCGGATCGGCCCTATGAAACCGAATTCGGCTTTTTCTGAGGCGATGATCATATCGCACATGATCGCGTATTCTGCGCCGTGTCCCAGCGCATAACCATTCACCGCCGCAATGGTTGGCAGGGGAAAATTGATAAGTTTAATGATCGGAGATTTACCTGATGCGGCGTCCAGCTCCCGGCGAATCATGGTAATCGCATTCTCGGGATTGCTGAAATCTGCTCCCGATGAAAAGAAATCGTCGCTGCCTGTCAGAACAAGGAATCGGACCTGTTTGTCTGCTTCAACCATATCAAGCGCCTTTCCCAACTCTTCGGAGAGCTCCAGCGATATGGCATTTTTCCTCCGTGGACGATTGAATCTTACAATTACCGTATCTTCCTTCTTTTCATAGAGGAGATTTTCAAATTCCATCTTTTCCCATCCTTTCTTTATGAGAAACATAAAAAATAGGCCACGGTCACTATTGACCCCCGCCGGTTCCATTTTTTACCGATCAGGCAATATACCGGATACCATTATTTCAAAAATGATGTTTCGTTCACGAGAGAAAACCCAACAAAAGACGGCAAAACAAGAGCATTATAAGAATTGTTTGTCAAGTTACTTTCTATGGTTGGCGGTTTAAGAAAAACTTTCAGCATTCAGCTGTCAGCTCTCAGTGGGGAAAGGAGAAAAGATTTAATTTTAAAATTACCCATTTCAGGGTGTTCTTGGAAATGATCAACATGAGAAAGTCTAGTGAAGTATTGAACTTTTATCAGACGTTAGTCAAAAGTCTCTGTCTGGGACGGTTTTCTGTTCAGTTATTGCTGATCAAATAACATTTTATTCACCCGCGGGAGGCAAATCCGGTCTGTTATCACTGATCCCCGCAAGATATCGGCGATAGTAGACGAGGAGCAGGAATGTCATGGGAAGGGCGATGATCAACCCGAATACGCCGAGCAGTTTTCCCCATACCGATAATGAAAGAAGAATCACGGCGGGATTCAGGCCCGTTACTTTTCCCATGATTTTGGGAACAAGAATGGTGTCCTGGATAACCTGAACGATAATAAACACCGAACTTGTTAAACCCAGAATGATCCAAATATTGGTTCCCGTTTCGAGGGAATAGGCAAGTGAAAGTAGAAAGGCGGGTATCAGGGCGATAAGTTGCAAATAAGGGACCATGTTGAGAAG
This genomic interval from Deltaproteobacteria bacterium contains the following:
- a CDS encoding AI-2E family transporter yields the protein LLNMVPYLQLIALIPAFLLSLAYSLETGTNIWIILGLTSSVFIIVQVIQDTILVPKIMGKVTGLNPAVILLSLSVWGKLLGVFGLIIALPMTFLLLVYYRRYLAGISDNRPDLPPAGE